CCCCCACCACCAGGAGAACCCTGACGTGAACGAGACGCTGAAGAAGCTGCTCGCCGCGCTCGGCCTGCCCGACACCACCAGCGAGGCCGATGCCATCGCCGGGGTTGCCGCGCTGAAGGTCCGCGCCGACGAGGCCAACACCCAGATCGCCGCCTTGAAGTCCGCCGCGCCCGACCCGGCCAAGTACGTGCCGGTGGCCACCATGCAGGCGCTGCAGACGGAGGTCGCCGCGCTGTCGGCCCGCGTCAATGGCGACGAGGCCGCGCGCCTCATCGAGGACGCGATCGCCCAAGGCAAGCTCGTCGAAGCCCAGCGGGAGTGGGCCAGCGCCCTCGGCAAGAGCGACATCGCCGCGCTGCGCTCCTACGTGAGCACGGCGCCGGCGATCGCCGCGCTGAAGGGCATGCAGTCGGGTGGTGGCAACCCGAGTGCGGGCGGCGGCGGTCCGTCGGACGCTGATCTCGCGGTCTGCAAGGTCCTGGGCCTGACCGCCGAAGAGTTCAACAAGGCCAAGATCGGAGGCTGACATGGCTGCTCTCACTGCCCCTCGCAACACCATGGAGCGCGCCGGCGCCGTCCTCGGCTTTCCGGTCAAGGCCAACGCCAAGATCTTCGCCGGCGCGCTCGTTGTGCTCTCGGCCGGATTCGCTGCGCCCGGCTCGGTGGCAACCACCCTGATCGCCGTCGGCCGTGCCGATGAGGCCGCCGACAACACCGGCGGCGCCGACGGCGCCATCACCGTCCAGGTCCGCCGCGGCACCTTCAAGTTCGGCAACAGCGCCAGCA
Above is a window of Azoarcus olearius DNA encoding:
- a CDS encoding phage protease is translated as MATQTRTALPSLAACALRVKAGEPLSRLIPAGEFDAPRGALTGSGPWRLTPQGAARIIAANASRGTDIAIDYEHQLLLTEQNGQPAPAAGWIDPRSLVFQEGGDEPGLYGAIRWTAKAGAMIASDEYRYLSPVFPYDPATGEVLGLAHVALTNIPAIDEPVMAALSARLSAFPHHQENPDVNETLKKLLAALGLPDTTSEADAIAGVAALKVRADEANTQIAALKSAAPDPAKYVPVATMQALQTEVAALSARVNGDEAARLIEDAIAQGKLVEAQREWASALGKSDIAALRSYVSTAPAIAALKGMQSGGGNPSAGGGGPSDADLAVCKVLGLTAEEFNKAKIGG